In the Setaria italica strain Yugu1 chromosome VI, Setaria_italica_v2.0, whole genome shotgun sequence genome, one interval contains:
- the LOC101757215 gene encoding 60S ribosomal protein L7-3 → MSAAEAKAAVVPESVLRKRKREEQWAADKKEKALADRKKALESRKIIFARAKQYAQEYDAQEKELVQLKREARLKGGFYVSPEAKLLFVIRIRGINAMHPKTRKILQLLRLRQIFNGVFLKVNKATINMLRRVEPYVAYGYPNLKSVRELIYKRGYGKLNKQRIPLSNNNVIEEGLGKHNIICIEDLVHEIMTVGPHFKEANNFLWPFKLKAPLGGLKKKRNHYVEGGDAGNRENYINELIKRMN, encoded by the exons atgtcggcggcggaggcgaaggcggcggtggtgccggAGTCGGTGCTCCGGAAGCGCAAGCGCGAGGAGCAGTGGGCGGCGGACAAGAAGGAGAAGGCGCTCGCCGACAGGAAGAAGGCGCTCGAGAGCCGCAAGATTATCTTCGCCCGCGCCAAGCAGTACGCGCAGGAGTACGACGCCCAG GAGAAGGAGCTTGTGCAGCTCAAGCGTGAGGCCCGGTTGAAGGGTGGGTTCTATGTCAGCCCTGAGGCCAAGCTTCTGTTTGTGATTCGCATCCGTGG TATCAATGCCATGCACCCCAAGACCCGCAAGATCTTGCAGCTTCTGCGTTTGAGGCAGATCTTCAATGGTGTCTTCCTCAAGGTTAACAAAGCTACCATTAACATGCTGCGCAGGGTTGAGCCATATGTTGCATATGG GTACCCGAACCTGAAGAGTGTTAGGGAATTGATCTACAAGAGAGGTTATGGGAAGCTGAACAAGCAGAGGATTCCTCTGAGCAACAACAATGTCATTGAGGAG GGCCTTGGGAAGCACAACATCATCTGCATTGAGGATCTTGTCCATGAGATCATGACCGTTGGCCCACACTTCAAGGAGGCCAACAACTTCCTCTGGCCATTCAAGCTGAAGGCACCGCTCGGTGgcctgaagaagaagaggaaccaCTACGTTGAGGGTGGTGATGCTGGCAACCGTGAGAACTACATCAATGAGCTCATCAAGAGGATGAACTAG
- the LOC101757604 gene encoding uncharacterized protein LOC101757604 yields the protein MTIAASSCSSSRLLVFTTFCPFSAPKSQQQISPSSPTPYLSRRPSTSSRTYQFESEAQVARMAAAACCGLEEETVVGEQKAPGACPRCGGAVVATDVESARRVLCCLPLCVKNKRKFSCARCRRSLAALYVHA from the coding sequence ATGACCATCGCCGCCTCCTCTTGTTCCAGCTCGCGTCTACTTGTCTTCACCACATTTTGCCCCTTCTctgctcccaagtcccaacaacAAATATCTCCATCTTCCCCAACACCGTACCTCTCGCGCCGCCCATCCACCTCATCAAGAACTTACCAGTTTGAGAGCGAAGCACAGGTAGctaggatggcggcggcggcgtgctgcgggctggaggaggagacggTGGTGGGGGAGCAGAAGGCTCCCGGGGCGTGCccgcggtgcggcggcgcggtggtggccACGGACGTGGAGAGCGCGCGGCGGGTGCTGTGCTGCCTGCCGCTGTGTGTCAAGAACAAGCGCAAGTTCTCCtgcgcccgctgccgccgcagccTCGCCGCGCTCTACGTCCACGCCTAG
- the LOC101758005 gene encoding uncharacterized protein LOC101758005: protein MTIAASSCSSSCLLVFTTFCPFSAPKSQQQISPSSPTPYLSRRPSTSSRTYQFESEAQVARMAAAACCGLEEETVVGEQKAPGACPRCGGAVVATDVESARRVLCCLPLCVKNKRKFSCARCRRSLAALYVHA, encoded by the coding sequence ATGACCATCGCCGCCTCCTCTTGTTCCAGCTCGTGTCTACTTGTCTTCACCACATTTTGCCCCTTCTctgctcccaagtcccaacaacAAATATCTCCATCTTCCCCAACACCGTACCTCTCGCGCCGCCCATCCACCTCATCAAGAACTTACCAGTTTGAGAGCGAAGCACAGGTAGctaggatggcggcggcggcgtgctgcgggctggaggaggagacggTGGTGGGGGAGCAGAAGGCTCCCGGGGCGTGCccgcggtgcggcggcgcggtggtggccACGGACGTGGAGAGCGCGCGGCGGGTGCTGTGCTGCCTGCCGCTGTGCGTCAAGAACAAGCGCAAGTTCTCCtgcgcccgctgccgccgcagccTCGCCGCGCTCTACGTCCACGCCTAG
- the LOC101758418 gene encoding putative disease resistance protein RGA1, whose product MAGVAGLLTSAIVKMVGDKLGSTIGQQANLVWTFSRDLEHMKDTLESMAAVLKDAERRSIWEDSVQLWLKRLKHAALDISDMLDQFQANSKPTSRKMVGVVSCLDIAPKISMVNKMRKMRDKLRKIEEDHLNFKFESCHRIDIEHQFTDRETTSKVIEAGILGRDKERRRVIELLSACNDKDGLQILPIFGLGGIGKTTLAQLVFNDIHFNDYDHRVWVYVSQIFDLRKVGNTIISQVLKEGIHHGDSREFIYQRLQELLHDKKTLIILDDLWETDDTHLKELKLMLNVSSKMKVLVTTRNEEIANRICTITPCRLRPLNNAMCWDIIKKNMNFESREDKQQLEQLGLVIASKCGGVPLAAQALGFMLSRMDLKQWEEVSSSDIWNEPFAENSVLPSLKLTYIAMPPYLRLCFSYCAIFPRGHIIAKDSLIHQWIALDFIKPSNIFSDVQIAEKYVGQLLCMSFLQHSKLPTSAKRRHCVFTMHDLVYDLARLVIDDELTIYNANKVRNTAGQKYCRYALLTHCSKPLKMSTILPAKLRAMGFQDCSKLSLRGGAFSFAKCLRVLDLTESSICKFPASISQLKQLRFLIAPGMKNRRLPGSIIRLTNLQHLDLSGCTEIVKLPKALGNLKKMLHLELSSCSSLEGIPEATCALTCLQYLNLSGCSNLQKLPQDLGSLIELKYFSLSGCTKIAELPHSFGKLTNLLHLDLSRCFCVSPKALGSLAELKYLNLSESLNGRQLDCWGSNGSISIFTNLEHLDLSGNDFFSLPGSIGNLKRLRTLDLSGCRNLSCLPESVGSIDSLELLLVNGCSENLKNYIRKSELKCNPLHHLVVRSNDDDSVSNLHQLESINSSELEISCLENVRIPGEANGIELCNKENLLTITFHWTMEAARNLEDKDVLEELVPPSGLRHLEVEGYSSISFPKWFVGISHHLPNLVSIRLQNLPWCSSLPQLGQLSNLKELYLASLSSITKISGDICGSRRAFLQLSRFALSDMERLEEWNTTYCVGDGTEEFMFPVLDVLETRNCPMLRLKPCPPMFRCWKIIDSDEVLNSGDAADNFGHLDSNAPSTRLEVSSKSYCGSWRLLYHLLAIHELKIDFLDRMTWLPDIMRQLGSLQLLELSSCHNISMLPEWLGDLKSLKSLHISDCEMIKTLPSSIQQLTNLQKLQIENNHGLKQWCQSEENKTKLVHIKYFNFYGCYYPLRTMKSEPDLTEGNGLGELMKAWADKAEQSDLGGGARSPPQPDDEEPLSPR is encoded by the exons ATGGCGGGAGTAGCGGGCTTACTCACGTCAGCTATAGTGAAGATGGTGGGCGATAAGCTAGGCTCCACAATCGGCCAACAAGCCAACTTGGTGTGGACCTTCAGCCGTGACCTGGAGCACATGAAGGACACACTGGAGTCCATGGCGGCAGTGCTCAAGGACGCCGAGCGTAGGTCAATTTGGGAGGATTCAGTGCAGCTGTGGCTGAAGCGACTCAAGCACGCCGCCTTAGACATTTCGGACATGTTGGACCAGTTCCAAGCCAACTCCAAACCTACCAGCAGAAAG ATGGTGGGGGTTGTTTCATGTCTTGATATTGCACCCAAGATTAGTATGGTAAATAAAATGAGGAAGATGCGTGACAAACTGAGAAAAATTGAAGAGGATCacctgaatttcaaatttgagtcttgCCATAGGATTGACATTGAGCATCAGTTTACTGACAGAGAAACAACATCCAAAGTCATCGAAGCAGGCATCCTTGGGAGAGACAAAGAAAGAAGGAGAGTCATAGAATTGCTATCTGCATGTAATGACAAAGATGGCCTCCAAATTCTTCCTATCTTTGGTCTTGGTGGCATAGGCAAGACGACATTAGCACAACTAGTCTTCAATGATATCCATTTCAATGATTATGACCATCGGGTATGGGTTTATGTGTCCCAGATCTTTGACTTGAGAAAAGTAGGGAACACCATAATTTCTCAAGTACTAAAGGAAGGGATACATCATGGAGATAGCAGGGAGTTCATATACCAACGCCTTCAAGAATTACTTCATGATAAGAAGACACTCATTATTTTGGATGACCTGTGGGAGACAGATGACACTCATTTGAAGGAGTTGAAGCTTATGCTTAATGTTAGCAGCAAGATGAAAGTCTTGGTAACAACACGCAATGAAGAAATAGCAAATAGAATTTGCACCATTACACCATGCAGGCTTCGTCCCCTGAACAATGCCATGTGCTGGGATATTATTAAGAAAAATATGAACTTTGAATCTAGAGAGGACAAACAGCAGTTAGAGCAGCTTGGTCTGGTGATTGCAAGTAAGTGTGGAGGTGTACCATTAGCAGCTCAAGCACTGGGGTTCATGTTATCCAGAATGGATCTTAAGCAATGGGAAGAAGTTAGCAGTAGCGATATATGGAACGAACCTTTCGCAGAAAACTCGGTGCTGCCATCCTTGAAGTTAACTTACATCGCTATGCCGCCATATTTGAGGTTATGCTTTTCCTACTGTGCCATCTTTCCAAGAGGCCACATTATTGCTAAAGACAGTCTGATTCACCAATGGATTGCTCTTGATTTCATCAAGCCATCAAATATATTTTCCGATGTACAGATTGCTGAGAAGTATGTGGGGCAGCTTTTATGCATGTCTTTTCTTCAGCACTCAAAGTTGCCAACG AGTGCTAAAAGACGACATTGTGTGTTCACTATGCATGATTTAGTGTACGACCTTGCAAGATTAGTCATTGACGATGAGTTGACTATCTATAATGCTAACAAAGTAAGAAATACAGCGGGCCAAAAGTACTGCCGCTATGCGTTGCTCACACATTGTAGCAAGCCATTGAAGATGTCAACCATCTTACCAGCCAAGTTACGGGCCATGGGTTTTCAGGACTGTAGCAAACTCAGTCTGCGTGGTGGTGCCTTCTCATTTGCGAAGTGTTTGCGTGTTCTTGATTTGACTGAATCCTCCATTTGCAAGTTTCCAGCCTCTATTAGCCAGCTGAAGCAACTGAGGTTTCTTATTGCTCCGGGGATGAAAAATCGAAGGCTTCCAGGCAGCATTATTAGGCTCACAAATTTGCAGCATCTTGATTTATCAGGTTGTACTGAAATAGTCAAATTACCAAAAGCTCTTGGAAATCTGAAGAAAATGTTGCACCTAGAATTATCTTCCTGCTCCAGTCTTGAAGGGATACCAGAAGCTACATGTGCTCTCACGTGTCTACAGTATTTGAATTTGTCAGGGTGCTCCAATCTTCAAAAGTTACCACAAGATCTAGGCAGCCTCATTGAGCTCAAGTATTTCAGCTTATCAGGCTGTACCAAAATTGCAGAATTGCCACACTCTTTTGGGAAGCTCACAAATTTGTTGCATCTAGATTTGTCACGGTGCTTTTGTGTGAGTCCAAAAGCATTGGGCAGCCTTGCTGAACTCAAGTACTTGAACTTATCAGAGAGCCTCAATGGTCGGCAATTGGACTGTTGGGGAAGTAATGGTTCTATCAGCATCTTCACCAACCTAGAGCATCTTGACTTGTCTGGTAATGACTTCTTTTCTCTACCCGGAAGTATCGGTAATCTCAAAAGGCTACGCACATTAGATCTCTCAGGGTGCAGAAATTTGAGTTGCCTTCCTGAGAGTGTAGGCTCAATCGATAGTCTGGAGCTGCTGCTGGTTAATGGCTGCTCGGAGAATCTGAAGAATTACATCAGAAAATCCGAGCTCAAATGTAACCCATTACACCATTTAGTGGTCCGCTCAAACGATGACGACTCTGTCAGCAATCTTCATCAGCTCGAGAGTATAAATTCTTCTGAGCTTGAAATAAGCTGTCTCGAGAATGTAAGGATTCCAGGAGAAGCAAATGGAATTGAATTGTGCAATAAAGAAAACCTCTTGACAATAACATTTCACTGGACCATGGAGGCTGCTCGTAatctggaggacaaggatgtcTTGGAAGAACTAGTTCCACCAAGTGGCCTGAGGCACCTGGAGGTAGAGGGGTATAGCAGCATTAGTTTTCCAAAATGGTTCGTGGGCATTTCCCACCACCTCCCAAATCTTGTTTCTATTCGATTGCAGAATCTACCGTGGTGCAGCAGTCTGCCACAACTCGGACAGTTATCAAACCTAAAAGAGCTGTATCTTGCATCTTTGAGCAGCATCACAAAGATCAGTGGAGATATATGTGGCAGCCGACGAGCATTCCTTCAGCTCTCAAGATTTGCTTTGTCAGACATGGAAAGACTAGAAGAGTGGAACACAACATACTGTGTCGGTGATGGTACAGAAGAGTTCATGTTCCCTGTGCTTGATGTATTGGAGACAAGGAATTGCCCTATGTTGAGGCTGAAACCATGCCCACCTATGTTTCGCTGCTGGAAAATCATTGACAGCGATGAGGTGCTTAACTCAGGTGATGCAGCGGATAACTTCGGCCATTTGGACTCCAATGCACCAAGTACTAGGTTAGAGGTCTCGAGCAAGAGTTACTGCGGGAGTTGGAGGCTGCTTTACCACTTACTTGCTATCCACGAGCTCAAAATCGATTTTCTCGACAGAATGACATGGTTGCCAGATATCATGCGGCAGCTTGGGTCCCTCCAATTGCTGGAGTTGAGCTCATGCCACAACATATCGATGTTGCCGGAATGGCTTGGCGACCTCAAGTCTCTCAAAAGCCTGCACATTTCAGACTGCGAGATGATCAAGACCTTGCCATCATCTATACAACAACTCACGAACCTCCAGAAGCTACAGATCGAGAACAATCATGGACTAAAACAGTGGTGTCAATCAGAGGAGAACAAGACGAAGCTCGTGCACATCAAGTACTTT AATTTTTACGGCTGCTACTATCCGCTTAGAACAATGAAGTCAGAGCCAGATCTAACGGAAGGGAACGGTCTGGGGGAACTAATGAAGGCATGGGCCGATAAAGCGGAGCAGAGCGATCTAGGGGGTGGAGCAAGGAGTCCCCCTCAGCCTGATGATGAGGAGCCCCTTTCACCCCGATGA